Proteins encoded in a region of the Mucilaginibacter sabulilitoris genome:
- a CDS encoding fumarylacetoacetate hydrolase family protein — protein sequence MKLIRFGANGQEKPGVVLNDKKYDVSAFGEDYTEQFFETDGVARLAAFIKDKQLPEVADDVRLGSPIVRPSKIVCIGLNYADHAKETNAPLPPEPVIFMKASTAIVGPNDNIVIPKNSVKTDWEVELAVVIGKKASYVDEATAMDYVAGYVLHNDVSEREFQLERNGTWDKGKGCDTFAPLGPFLATPDEIADPHNLRLWLKVNGQLLQDGTTANFIFNLPHLISYTSQFMTLLPGDIISTGTPAGVGLGMKPPFYLKPGDVVELGIDGLGESKQNVVAYA from the coding sequence ATGAAACTTATACGATTTGGAGCTAACGGACAGGAAAAACCAGGAGTGGTCCTTAACGATAAAAAATATGATGTATCTGCCTTTGGCGAAGACTATACTGAACAGTTTTTTGAAACTGATGGCGTAGCACGCCTGGCAGCTTTTATTAAAGACAAACAACTGCCTGAAGTTGCTGATGACGTACGTTTAGGAAGCCCTATCGTTCGTCCTTCAAAAATTGTGTGCATCGGTTTAAACTATGCCGATCACGCTAAGGAAACCAATGCACCCCTGCCACCTGAGCCGGTAATATTTATGAAGGCCTCCACCGCAATTGTTGGCCCGAATGATAATATCGTAATCCCTAAAAATTCAGTTAAAACTGATTGGGAAGTGGAGCTGGCCGTAGTGATAGGCAAAAAAGCATCTTATGTTGATGAAGCTACCGCTATGGATTACGTAGCCGGCTATGTATTGCATAATGACGTGTCAGAGCGCGAATTTCAGCTGGAACGTAATGGTACCTGGGATAAGGGAAAAGGTTGTGATACTTTTGCTCCGCTTGGTCCGTTTTTGGCTACACCCGATGAAATTGCCGATCCACATAACCTGCGCTTGTGGCTTAAGGTAAACGGGCAACTTTTGCAGGATGGTACCACCGCCAACTTTATTTTTAACCTGCCGCATTTAATATCATATACCAGCCAGTTCATGACCTTGCTGCCCGGCGACATTATTTCTACAGGTACGCCTGCCGGTGTTGGTTTGGGTATGAAACCTCCATTTTATTTGAAACCGGGCGATGTGGTTGAATTGGGCATCGATGGTCTGGGCGAATCGAAACAAAACGTTGTAGCTTATGCCTAA
- a CDS encoding amidohydrolase family protein, whose product MPKIDAHQHFWIFDPVRDSWINDDMLAIKRDFSPADLLPVLQQNGIDGCVSVQASQSDEETLFLLEHAAQNAFIKGVVGWVDLKADDLEAQLEQYKQYSKLKGFRHVLQSEPDDQYMLQPQFKKGIASLQKYGYTYDILIYPQHLPYAEVLVGAFPDQKFVVDHLAKPHIKDQQISQWQKDMETLAKHPNVCCKISGMLTEADWKAWKRDDFTPYLDVVFNAFGINRVMFGSDWPVCLVAGGYEGTMQVVNNYCSKLSATEQELFWGNNATIFYNL is encoded by the coding sequence ATGCCTAAAATTGATGCGCACCAGCATTTCTGGATATTTGATCCGGTTCGCGACAGCTGGATCAATGATGATATGCTGGCCATAAAACGTGACTTTTCGCCTGCCGACCTGTTACCTGTATTGCAGCAAAACGGCATCGATGGCTGCGTGTCTGTACAGGCCAGTCAGTCGGACGAGGAAACTTTGTTTTTACTGGAGCACGCCGCTCAAAACGCTTTTATTAAGGGAGTGGTAGGCTGGGTTGATCTTAAAGCCGATGATCTGGAAGCGCAGCTGGAGCAGTATAAACAATACAGCAAGCTTAAAGGGTTCAGGCATGTATTACAGTCGGAGCCTGATGATCAGTATATGCTGCAGCCACAGTTTAAAAAAGGCATAGCCAGTTTACAAAAATATGGTTATACCTATGATATACTGATCTATCCGCAACATTTGCCTTATGCCGAGGTATTGGTTGGGGCATTTCCCGATCAGAAATTTGTGGTCGATCATTTGGCAAAACCACACATTAAAGATCAGCAAATAAGCCAGTGGCAAAAAGATATGGAAACATTGGCCAAACATCCGAATGTATGTTGCAAAATATCGGGTATGCTTACCGAGGCCGACTGGAAGGCCTGGAAAAGAGACGACTTTACGCCTTATCTGGACGTGGTATTCAACGCCTTTGGTATTAACCGGGTAATGTTTGGGTCCGACTGGCCCGTATGTCTGGTGGCCGGAGGCTATGAAGGCACCATGCAGGTAGTGAATAATTACTGCTCAAAGTTATCGGCCACAGAACAGGAATTGTTTTGGGGTAATAATGCTACAATTTTTTATAATTTATAA
- a CDS encoding SDR family NAD(P)-dependent oxidoreductase encodes MFKLTNKSVVITGGGSGIGKAMSVLFAQQGATVNIIELNDKAAAETVSEIEAAGGKATGYACDVSNQQQVIDTFNKIGKIDILINNAGIAHIGRADNTSTEDFERVFNVNVKGAYNCLFAVIPIFKTNGGGVILNTASIAASVGITDRFAYSTSKGAIHAMTLSVARDYLHDNIRCNSISPARIHTPFVDGFIAKNYAGQEAEIFDKLSKSQPIGRMGKSEEVAALALYLCSDEAGFITGTDYPIDGGFITLNN; translated from the coding sequence ATGTTTAAATTAACCAATAAGTCGGTAGTGATTACAGGCGGAGGCAGCGGGATAGGCAAGGCCATGTCTGTATTGTTCGCGCAGCAGGGCGCTACCGTAAATATCATCGAACTAAACGATAAAGCAGCGGCTGAAACTGTAAGTGAAATTGAAGCAGCCGGCGGCAAAGCGACAGGTTATGCCTGTGATGTAAGCAACCAGCAACAGGTTATTGATACTTTTAATAAGATAGGTAAAATTGATATCCTGATCAACAACGCGGGCATAGCCCACATTGGTAGGGCCGATAACACCAGCACCGAGGATTTTGAACGGGTGTTTAATGTGAACGTAAAAGGCGCTTATAACTGTCTCTTCGCGGTTATTCCAATATTTAAAACTAACGGCGGTGGGGTAATATTAAATACAGCATCCATTGCGGCAAGCGTTGGTATTACCGACAGGTTTGCCTACTCAACCAGCAAGGGCGCTATTCATGCCATGACACTTTCGGTGGCTCGCGATTACCTGCATGATAACATCAGGTGTAACAGCATTTCGCCGGCACGCATCCACACGCCGTTTGTTGATGGGTTTATTGCCAAAAACTATGCCGGTCAGGAAGCTGAGATATTTGATAAACTATCCAAAAGCCAGCCGATTGGCCGTATGGGTAAATCTGAAGAGGTAGCTGCCCTGGCGCTGTACCTATGCTCAGACGAAGCCGGGTTTATCACCGGCACTGATTACCCTATTGATGGCGGATTTATCACATTAAACAACTAA
- a CDS encoding DinB family protein: MSIIPMLLKEMEQEAQTTRKMLERIPNDKYQWQPHEKSMTVQRLANHIAELPGWVAMALTTSELDFASNPYVGTTIDNTAELLKYFEETLEKGRSHLAQTNDDELKKEWTLRNGDHVISVSSKAEIIRMAYSQTVHHRAQMGVYLRLLNIPLPPSYGPTADEGSF; encoded by the coding sequence ATGTCAATTATCCCAATGTTATTAAAAGAAATGGAGCAGGAAGCTCAAACCACCCGTAAAATGCTTGAGCGTATCCCTAATGATAAATACCAATGGCAGCCGCATGAAAAAAGTATGACCGTGCAGCGACTTGCCAATCATATTGCCGAATTGCCCGGCTGGGTAGCCATGGCGCTTACCACCAGTGAACTTGATTTTGCCAGTAACCCTTATGTAGGAACAACCATTGATAATACTGCCGAGCTGCTGAAATATTTTGAAGAAACGTTAGAGAAGGGAAGATCGCATTTAGCGCAAACCAACGATGATGAGCTGAAAAAAGAATGGACCTTACGCAACGGCGATCATGTTATCAGTGTGTCGTCCAAAGCCGAAATCATCAGGATGGCTTATTCACAAACTGTACATCACCGGGCACAAATGGGAGTTTATTTACGCCTGCTTAATATCCCTCTCCCACCGAGCTACGGACCAACTGCCGACGAGGGGTCTTTTTAA